In Macadamia integrifolia cultivar HAES 741 chromosome 5, SCU_Mint_v3, whole genome shotgun sequence, a single window of DNA contains:
- the LOC122078067 gene encoding uncharacterized protein LOC122078067 — MEIWKLFMDCFGVLWPNPNDLHQLALWWSRKHRALSVKDPWTIGLVAIADNIWRARNARYHNGIIHSTLQLFENIKREVHLVNFGLQGVINTTCNLLCCCHHLGINVTPKNPPLMLEVIWCKPPRGWYKLNVDGCSLGNPRKAGAGGVLRDQRGATVGSFKSFLDVELSYFAEFNALIEGILLAKEKKAPSLWIESDSIAIVLAVQVRSIPWYIYQDWISCLSFLNSINLKITHCFREANIVADFLVSR, encoded by the coding sequence ATGGAGATCTGGAAGCTATTTATGGACTGCTTTGGGGTATTATGGCCCAATCCAAATGACCTTCATCAGCTGGCTTTATGGTGGTCTAGGAAGCACAGAGCCCTTTCAGTGAAAGATCCCTGGACTATTGGATTGGTGGCAATTGCTGACAACATTTGGCGGGCAAGGAATGCGAGATACCATAATGGTATTATCCATTCTACCCTCCAATTGTTTGAAAATATTAAGCGTGAGGTTCATCTTGTAAATTTTGGCCTTCAGGGTGTCATCAACACTACTTGCAACCTCCTCTGTTGCTGCCACCACCTTGGGATAAATGTTACCCCAAAAAATCCCCCTCTCATGCTGGAAGTGATATGGTGTAAGCCTCCTAGGGGCTGGTACAAATTGAATGTGGATGGCTGCTCCCTTGGAAACCCTAGAAAAGCTGGTGCAGGGGGTGTTCTAAGAGATCAAAGGGGAGCCACAGTGGGTTCTTTCAAAAGTTTCTTGGATGTTGAGTTAAGCTATTTTGCGGAATTTAATGCTCTTATTGAAGGTATCCTGCTGGCAAAAGAGAAGAAGGCACCCTCCTTATGGATTGAATCTGACTCTATAGCAATTGTTTTGGCAGTCCAGGTTCGTTCCATTCCGTGGTATATTTACCAGGATTGGATCTCATGTCTTAGCTTCCTTAACTCCATCAATTTGAAAATTACCCACTGCTTCCGTGAAGCAAATATAGTGGCTGATTTTCTAGTTAGTAGGTAG